Proteins encoded within one genomic window of Solidesulfovibrio sp.:
- a CDS encoding PPC domain-containing DNA-binding protein produces the protein MIVSEGRIGRVFVLRLGDGDRIPDAIEDFAASREVSSAVVLALGGLQDGKLVVGPEDGAVLPPNPMLAAIAGVHEAAAVGTLFPTAPGGKPALHLHGVLGRGEATRAGCLRPGLDVWKIFEVVVLEILGTDLARSHDPETGFTLLGLAPL, from the coding sequence ATGATCGTTTCCGAAGGCCGTATCGGCCGCGTGTTCGTCCTGCGTCTGGGCGACGGCGACCGCATCCCGGACGCCATCGAGGATTTCGCCGCCAGCCGGGAGGTGTCCTCGGCCGTGGTGCTGGCCCTGGGCGGCCTGCAAGACGGCAAGCTGGTGGTCGGCCCCGAGGACGGGGCGGTCCTGCCGCCCAACCCCATGCTTGCGGCCATTGCCGGCGTGCACGAGGCCGCGGCGGTGGGTACGCTCTTCCCCACCGCACCCGGGGGCAAACCGGCCCTGCACCTGCACGGCGTGCTCGGTCGCGGGGAGGCGACCCGGGCCGGCTGCCTGCGGCCCGGGCTCGACGTCTGGAAGATCTTCGAGGTGGTGGTGCTCGAAATCCTGGGCACGGACCTGGCCCGGTCCCACGACCCGGAGACGGGGTTTACCCTGCTCGGGCTGGCGCCGCTGTAA
- the rd gene encoding rubredoxin produces MDKYECSICGYVYDPAAGDPDNGVAPGTKFEDIPEEWVCPVCGAPKSEFNKA; encoded by the coding sequence ATGGACAAATACGAATGCAGCATCTGCGGCTACGTCTACGACCCCGCCGCCGGCGATCCGGACAACGGCGTGGCCCCCGGCACCAAGTTCGAGGACATCCCCGAAGAGTGGGTCTGCCCGGTCTGCGGCGCGCCCAAAAGCGAATTCAACAAGGCCTAA
- a CDS encoding glucosaminidase domain-containing protein, with the protein MPATEAFLRLVDCYARKEAYSAALKAASLAQWILESGRGTSALARQHHNYGGLKYRERMAGFASNVPHEAHDGLAGYCHFDNEEQFIKGYWQFIESGPYGGWEFFADDAPGYVRHVQKCGYCPEADYAARVEALFPEACHLLRLDSETVLDEAGGRPPRLAYGNWAPPVIETVPGIRHKVQGKRPNGLEGLIVHFDAFRIRQAGNGPENADQRSKQTLLFGQENGWGYGAISRTGRIFVPEGFSFDDWCHHAGESLCPVTGRAGVSRYYVGFECNNPGLLYECEEDGIFCPWYNSKHDPKTKKIIFKDHRVIRQSVDDEWYTKDQVRHVEKRGNIQPGWYLPFTAPQLEALLHLVCHLATANPSSFSVDRVLGHDEVAPGRKNDPGGALGSPGLVLPMEAFRQQVKAML; encoded by the coding sequence ATGCCCGCGACGGAAGCATTCCTACGGCTTGTCGATTGCTACGCCCGAAAGGAGGCGTATTCCGCGGCGCTCAAGGCCGCCTCCCTGGCCCAGTGGATTCTGGAGTCGGGCCGGGGAACCAGCGCCTTGGCCCGGCAACACCACAACTACGGTGGGCTCAAATACCGGGAGCGCATGGCCGGCTTTGCCAGCAACGTTCCCCATGAAGCCCACGACGGTTTGGCCGGATATTGCCATTTCGACAATGAGGAGCAGTTCATCAAGGGCTACTGGCAGTTCATCGAATCCGGCCCGTATGGCGGCTGGGAGTTCTTCGCCGACGACGCGCCAGGCTATGTCCGCCATGTGCAAAAATGCGGCTATTGTCCCGAGGCCGATTACGCGGCCAGGGTCGAGGCCCTTTTCCCGGAAGCCTGCCACCTGTTGCGCCTGGACAGCGAGACGGTGCTGGACGAGGCCGGCGGCCGGCCGCCCCGGCTCGCGTACGGCAACTGGGCCCCTCCCGTCATCGAGACGGTCCCGGGCATCCGCCACAAGGTACAGGGCAAACGCCCCAACGGGCTGGAAGGCCTCATCGTCCATTTCGACGCCTTTCGCATCCGCCAGGCCGGCAACGGCCCGGAAAACGCCGACCAGCGCAGCAAGCAAACCCTGCTGTTCGGCCAGGAAAACGGCTGGGGCTACGGCGCCATCAGCCGCACGGGCCGTATCTTCGTGCCCGAGGGCTTCTCCTTCGACGACTGGTGTCACCACGCCGGCGAAAGCCTGTGCCCAGTGACGGGCCGCGCGGGGGTTTCGCGCTATTACGTCGGCTTCGAATGCAACAACCCCGGCCTGCTCTACGAATGCGAAGAGGACGGCATCTTTTGCCCCTGGTACAATTCCAAGCATGATCCCAAAACCAAAAAAATCATCTTCAAGGACCACCGGGTCATCCGTCAAAGCGTCGATGACGAGTGGTACACCAAGGACCAAGTCCGTCACGTCGAGAAGCGGGGCAACATCCAGCCGGGCTGGTATCTCCCCTTCACCGCCCCCCAGTTGGAGGCCCTGCTCCATCTGGTCTGCCATCTGGCCACCGCCAACCCGAGCAGCTTTTCCGTGGACCGCGTCCTCGGCCACGACGAAGTGGCCCCGGGTCGCAAGAACGATCCCGGCGGCGCGCTCGGCTCTCCGGGCCTGGTGCTGCCCATGGAGGCATTCCGGCAACAGGTCAAAGCGATGCTGTAA
- a CDS encoding HU family DNA-binding protein, producing the protein MAKTDIIAKIQANAGIATKAEAGKVLDAVLESIQESLAAGEALTLTGFGTFKVSERAARTGRDPRSGKTIDIPASKAVRFTPGKTLKDAVK; encoded by the coding sequence ATGGCTAAAACTGACATCATCGCCAAGATCCAGGCCAACGCCGGCATTGCCACCAAGGCCGAGGCGGGCAAGGTCCTCGACGCCGTCCTGGAATCCATTCAGGAGTCGTTGGCCGCTGGCGAGGCGCTGACCCTGACCGGTTTCGGCACGTTCAAGGTTTCCGAGCGGGCCGCCCGCACCGGCCGCGATCCCCGTAGTGGGAAAACCATCGACATCCCGGCTTCCAAGGCCGTCCGTTTCACTCCGGGCAAGACCCTCAAGGACGCCGTGAAGTAG
- a CDS encoding MucR family transcriptional regulator, translating to MEEYLKCALEIVKAQASVRTMTDEEITSMVRRLAAGIRDISGDELAGETEQAVDMDPKKAVKEKTVTCLECGKSFKVITKKHLASHGLTPETYKAKHGYKKSMPLVCKSLQRDRRKKMKDMRLWEKKGKVVA from the coding sequence ATGGAAGAATATCTGAAATGTGCTTTGGAGATCGTCAAGGCCCAGGCTTCGGTGCGCACCATGACCGACGAGGAGATCACCTCCATGGTGCGGCGTCTGGCCGCCGGCATCCGTGACATCAGCGGCGACGAGTTGGCCGGGGAGACGGAGCAGGCCGTGGACATGGATCCCAAGAAAGCGGTCAAGGAAAAAACCGTCACCTGTCTGGAGTGCGGCAAGTCGTTTAAGGTGATCACCAAAAAGCATCTGGCCAGCCACGGGCTGACGCCGGAGACGTACAAGGCCAAGCACGGCTACAAGAAGTCGATGCCGCTGGTGTGCAAGTCGTTGCAGCGCGACCGCCGCAAAAAGATGAAGGATATGCGGCTGTGGGAGAAGAAGGGAAAAGTGGTGGCCTAA
- a CDS encoding flavodoxin domain-containing protein, whose protein sequence is MRPVEICPDVYWVGAVDWECRNFHGYMTAPTGTTYNAFLIKDEKIALFDSVKAGHGDEMLCRVAHVTPLDKVDYLVVNHVEMDHSGSLPELVARTKPEKILTSPMGERAMRAHFDCEGWPIEVVKTGSSISLGKRTLRFLETRMLHWPDNMATFIPEDGLLISSDAFGQNWATSERFADQVDRSLLRKQLDRYFANIVLPFSPIAQKTIETIESMGLDVRAVCPDHGLMFRTKDDVAWVIARYKELAAQKQKKKAVLVYDTMWHSTERMAHAIATGLAEHGVSFKLMNLHVFDHSDVMEEVWDAAAVFVGSPTHNNGMLPKVADMLTYMKGLKPKGKIGGAFGSYGWSGEAVKDITAWLEAMGMDLPVDGVRILYVPTHEQLAACVEMGRTIGKAIADKLG, encoded by the coding sequence ATGCGACCCGTGGAAATCTGCCCGGACGTCTATTGGGTGGGAGCCGTGGACTGGGAGTGTCGCAACTTCCATGGCTACATGACCGCCCCCACCGGGACGACCTACAATGCCTTCCTGATCAAGGACGAGAAGATCGCCCTGTTCGACTCGGTCAAGGCCGGTCACGGCGACGAGATGCTCTGCCGCGTCGCCCACGTCACCCCCCTGGACAAAGTCGACTACCTGGTCGTCAACCATGTGGAAATGGACCACTCCGGCTCCCTGCCGGAACTCGTGGCCCGCACCAAACCCGAAAAAATCCTGACCTCGCCCATGGGCGAACGGGCCATGCGCGCCCATTTCGACTGCGAGGGCTGGCCCATCGAGGTGGTCAAGACCGGCTCGTCGATTTCGCTCGGCAAGCGCACCCTCCGGTTCCTGGAGACGCGCATGCTGCACTGGCCCGACAACATGGCCACGTTCATCCCCGAGGACGGACTGCTCATCTCCTCCGACGCCTTCGGCCAGAACTGGGCCACCAGCGAACGCTTCGCCGACCAGGTGGACCGGTCCCTGCTGCGCAAGCAGCTCGACCGCTACTTCGCCAACATCGTCCTGCCCTTTAGCCCCATCGCCCAGAAGACCATCGAGACCATCGAGTCCATGGGCCTTGATGTCCGCGCCGTCTGCCCGGACCATGGCCTGATGTTCCGCACGAAGGACGACGTGGCCTGGGTGATCGCGCGCTACAAGGAGTTGGCCGCCCAGAAGCAGAAGAAAAAGGCGGTCCTGGTCTACGACACCATGTGGCATTCCACCGAGCGCATGGCCCATGCCATCGCCACGGGGCTCGCCGAGCACGGGGTGTCCTTCAAGCTCATGAACCTGCACGTCTTCGACCATTCCGACGTCATGGAGGAGGTCTGGGACGCGGCGGCGGTCTTCGTGGGCTCGCCCACCCACAACAACGGCATGCTGCCCAAGGTGGCGGACATGCTGACCTACATGAAGGGCCTCAAGCCCAAGGGCAAGATCGGCGGCGCCTTCGGCTCCTACGGCTGGAGCGGCGAGGCCGTCAAGGACATCACCGCCTGGCTGGAGGCCATGGGCATGGACCTGCCCGTGGACGGGGTGCGCATCCTGTACGTGCCCACCCACGAACAGCTTGCCGCCTGCGTGGAGATGGGCCGGACCATCGGCAAGGCCATCGCCGACAAGCTCGGCTAG
- a CDS encoding Hsp20/alpha crystallin family protein, protein MTDNASPNEERRLPRVKPATDIIEREDGFFIYVDMPGVGKDTLVIDLNEDELKVSGRADYAMPEGRKLGHVEFGGGEYFRSFTMSHIVDKERIRATLKDGVLELYLPRHEKAQPRKIEIQAG, encoded by the coding sequence ATGACGGACAATGCGTCGCCCAACGAAGAGCGTCGGCTGCCCCGGGTCAAGCCGGCCACGGACATCATCGAACGAGAAGACGGTTTTTTCATCTATGTCGACATGCCGGGCGTGGGCAAGGACACCCTGGTCATCGACCTCAACGAGGACGAGTTGAAGGTTTCGGGACGGGCCGACTACGCCATGCCTGAGGGGCGCAAGCTCGGCCATGTGGAGTTCGGCGGGGGCGAGTACTTCCGCAGTTTCACCATGTCGCACATCGTGGACAAGGAGCGCATCCGGGCCACGCTCAAGGACGGCGTGCTGGAACTCTATCTGCCTCGCCACGAAAAGGCGCAGCCGCGCAAAATCGAGATCCAGGCCGGCTGA